The genome window TGATGGCCGTTCATGCCCACCCCGACGACGAAGCCCTGTGGACCGGTGGTTTATTAGCGCACCTGTCCCGGCGCGGCGCTGATGTTCGCGTGGTCACGTGCACGTTGGGGGAGCAAGGTGAGGTCATTGGAGAGCCGATGCAGGGCCTCATTGCTGACGAAGCCGACATGTTGGGCGGCTTTCGTTATCGGGAGCTTGAGGATTCGCTCCGGATCCTGGGCGTGAATGGTGTTCACCATCGCCCCTGTGTGTTGGGCGGTGTGGGTTGCTGGCGGGACTCGGGGATGGTGGGAACGCCGTCGGCGGATCACCCGCGCGCATTCGTGAAGTCCGGGCAGCAGGCTGTTGATGCGCTCAAGGCCCTGATGAGCGAGTTCTGCCCCGACATCGTGGTCACTTATGGGCCTGATGGTGGTTACGGGCATCCCGATCATATCCGTGCTCATGAGATCACTCATGCAGCTGTTGCAGAGCTGCCCCATACGTCCGCGCCTGAATTAGGTGGCGATAATACGGATCTGTTCTCTGCAGTTCTGGCACGCCGTCACGGTGGCCGCGAGACTTCTGCGGACCATGGCATTCCGGATCCTGTTGTTCTTTGGGCAGTCCGTGGCGAAACAGCTCTCAAACAGGCGGGTCGCGCGATCTCTCGTATTCCTGATGGATGGGTTGCCCCCAGCGGGATGGATTTCAGTTTTGTCGACGGCGCCGCGGGGGCCGTCGACTCTGCGTCCTCGGAGAAAACCCCGGACAAGATCACTGAGCCAGATCTTGCCTTCGTCCCCGACGATCTGGTGGACCTCGCCGTGCAGTTGAGTGATGCGGATATCGAGGCGCAGGCCAATGCGATGGCTGCTCATGCCACGCAATTGTGGATCGCCGATGGCCGGCAGAGCTGGACAAACCCCGAATCCGCATGGGCGGTCAGCGATCCCACTGTGGCCCCGAAGGTATTTGCACTCTCCAACCGTATTGCTCAACCGCTGATGAGAGAAGAACACTATGTGGTGGCGTACGGTGGAAGCGGCCCGTGGGCGAAAACCACACCGGCCCGCTACGCGTATGATTCCTCAGTCGTGCGCGCACGAGGACGGAGTGCGTTTTCATTAGATCAGGCAGATGAGGGAGCAGCACACGATACATCCGAGCAGTCTGGTCAGCGTCGATAAGCGGGGAAGAACTATGGAAAAACATTGGGGAGACCCCAACCATTCTCAGCCGCGTGAAGACGTGAGCAAGGGCGAGCGCATTGCAGGCATCGCCTGGTTAACCGTCGGGTCCGTGCTGTCCTTCTTCTTGGAAATGGTGTACTTGGGCAGCCGGATCACCATCGGCGGCCACACCTATCCGTTCCCCTATATGATTCTCATCGCAGCTGGCTTCAACTATGTCCTCGGGACGACGTCGCTGCTGTGGACGAAAAAGTTGGCGTGGGCCAGCATCCCCGGTGTGACCTGGATCGTGCTCTACTTCATCGCCGTCACGTGGCCGTCGCTACCGGGAACGCGGGGAACAACGTGGATCGTGCCCAACCTCGTCGGAGTTCTGTTCATGATCGCCGGTGTTGCAGGTGCGGCGTGGCCGTTGATGCGGTCGGTGGTCTCGTCGATGGATCAGGTTAACCCGCCACCACCCACCACGACGACGGGTGGCAAACGTTCCAAGGAGAAAAATAACCCCACAAAGAAAAAGTAAATAGCCTGGTAGTGGCCATAAAATGCTGCCCCCGCAGACGAAAAGTAGACAGATAGGTTCATTTTTTGTTTGACGCGTGGCATCATGGAACCGCTTGACGACATGGGGCGCACCCTGACCCCAGTTCGGTCACTAAGAACAGGCATGGCAAGACCAGCCACGGTGCAGCGAGCCGACGGTGACGACGTCGCAACGCTGCACAACAGGAAGACAACGGGAAGAAAAGGCGAAAGAGGAGGAGACTATGGCTTACACCATCGCGGAACCGTGCGTTGACGTGAAGGATAAGGCATGTGTTGAAGAATGCCCGGTTGACTGCATCTACGAGGGCGTTCGCAGTCTGTACATCCACCCAGACGAATGCGTCGATTGCGGGGCATGCGAACCGGTGTGCCCCGTGGAGGCGATCTTCTACGAGGACGACGTCCCCGATGAGTGGATCGACTACAACGACGCGAACGCCGCGTTCTTCGACGATCTCGGATCGCCGGGTGGTGCTGCCCGGCTGGGGCCACAGGACTTCGACGCGCCCCTCATCGCAGAGCTTCCGCCGCAAGCCTAGGATTTCACTCGGGTTCCCGAACGCTATTGTTGGGATAGTATCGGGCTGTCCGATGATCGTATTTTTCTTCCTGTCCACTCGCGTCCCTGTGTCGCGTCCGTTTCTGCTGTGAGGCTTTATATGGCGCACCCGCCCCGTATTGTTCGTTCGTCTTTGCTTCCGGATTTCCCGTGGGATTCCCTCGCGGATGCTCGCGCGAAGGCCGAATCTCACCCGGATGGGTTCATCAACTTGTCGATGGGAACACCCGTCGATCCGGTGTCTCCTGCTGCTCAGCTGGGCCTGGCAGAAAACTCAGGGGCTCCCGGCTATCCGCAAACCGTCGGCACGCAGGAGTTGAGGCAGACCATTGTCGACGCGATGACTCGTCGCTACGGCATCATCCCGCTTGATCCTGAGCGGCAGGTTTTGCCGGTGATCGGGACGAAGGAAGCGATTGCGTGGCTGCCATATCTTTTGGGGTTGGGCGAAGGGCACACCGTCGTGATCCCGGAGCTCGCTTACCCGACGTACGAGGTCGGTGCCTTGTTGGCGGGGGCGTCGATTGTCCGGGCGGATTCCACTTTCCAGCTTGGCCCGCAGGCGCCGACGCTGATGTACATCAATTCGCCCTCAAACCCGACGGGCAAAGTTCTGGGCCTTGAGCACCTTCGGAAAGTTGTGTCCTGGGCTCGGGAACGTGACGTCATCGTCGTCTCTGATGAGTGTTACTTGGGCCTGGGGTGGACGACGAATGCCAACGGTGTTCGCGGTGAACGGCCCACGCAACCGGTGTCTCTTTTGCACCCCGATGTGTGCGATGGGGATACCACCAACCTGATCGCGGTTCATTCGCTATCGAAGACGTCGAACATGGCGTCGTATCGCTCTGGTTGGTTGGCGGGCGATGAAAAGCTCATCCACGAGCTGCTGGCGGTCCGCAAGCACGCGGGTTTCATGGTTCCTCAACCGATTCAGGCTGCCACTGTCGCAGCGTTGAAGGATGACGGCTTTGAGCAGCTCCAGCGGGAGATTTACCGGAACCGTCGTGAGATCCTCGCCGCGGCTCTCCGTGATGCTGGTTTTACTATCGACAATTCCGAAGCTGGCCTGTACTTGTGGTCCACTCGCGACGAGCCATGCCGTGACACCGTCGATTGGTTTGCAGAGCGCGGAATCCTCGTGGCCCCGGGCGAATTCTACGGCCCGAAAGGTGTTAAGCACGTCCGCGTTGCGTTGACGGGCACCGATGATCAGATCACCGCTGCAGCCCAGCGGATCGCGGGGTAGAGGTTAGGTCACCATCGCCCTGACCGGTCCCTCCACACCCGCAGGCCGAGCCCCACGACCAAGCTGATCATCACGATCGCAGCGATAATTTTTACCGCGGTGTAGGGGACGAAGGCGCACGCCACGCACACCACCAGCACAACAATCAGACTGGTTGTTTGTGCTCGGTCTAATTCAGTGGGGCGTGGGGGCTTGGTTTGCTTCGCCATGTCTTTCGCGCAATCTCGTTATGGCTTAATTCGCGTGAAGGTCGTCATTCAGCGTCACCGTGGAGGACTGCCATGCAACGGCTTCGACGGATCCCGACAGGGAATTGCGGCGGAACAAGATGTTGTTCGCACCGGAGAGCTGAGCGGCCTTAATCGGTGAGCTGTCCTTCAGCCCCATCGCGTCCGCGACGGGTCCCCGGGCAACAACCTTGGTGCCGTACGTGATGTACAGTCCGGCTTCGACAACGCAGTCATTACCGAGGGAAATCCCGACACCGGAGTTGGCTCCCAGGAGGCAGCGCTGCCCAATAGAGATGACCTCTTTGCCGCCGCCGGACAGAGTCCCCATGATGGAGGCTCCACCGCCGATATCGGTGCCGTCATCAACGACGACGCCGCCGGAGATTCGTCCCTCCACCATGGAGTGCCCGAGTGTGCCGGCGTTGAAGTTGACGAAGCCCTCGTGCATGACCGTGGTACCGGGCGCTACGTGTGCCCCCAGGCGGACACGGTCAGCGTCGCCAATTCGGACACCGCTGGGCATGACGTAATCCACCATGCGCGGGAATTTATCTACGGAGAACACGGTGACGGGGCCGCGGGTTGAGAGCCGCGCGCGCGTTGATTCGAAGTTTTCGGTGGAGCAGGGGCCGTAATTCGTCCACACGACGTTGGTCAGTTTGCCGAAGATGCCCTCCACGTTCACGGTGTGGGGGCGTGCGATGCGGTGAGATAAAAGGTGAAGGCGCAGGTAGGCGTCGTAAGCATCGATGGGCGGGGTTGAGAGGTCTTTAATCTGAGTACGGATCGCGACACGGCGCACCTGGCGATCTTCATCGCTGTGTGCCGCCGCAGCGAGTTCCTCGGGGGCGTCGGAACCGAGCTCAGTGGTGGTGGTTTCGCTGATGTCGTCGCTGAGAGACGGGGACGGGAACCACGAATCCAACACGATTCCGTCGTCGGTGATGGTGGCAAGACCATCGGCAATGGCACCTGTAGTTAAAAATGAAGTCATAGGGGCCACAATACCCAAGCGTTGCGACACACGACGCCCAGGTGCGCAGAGGCCCCAGTGAAGTGTCTACTTCGCGGGAACCGCCGACGCATTCCGACGACGGGCGACGGCCGACAAGGCAACCAGTGCGGCGAAGAAGACGCCAACCGCGATGACTTGTGGGCGCGCTGAGTTGTCGAAAAGCATGAGAATAGTCAAAGCCAGCAGACCAATCAGCGCGACATAACTCATGTACGGATATCCCCACATTTTCACGGGGAGTGTGCCTTCTGCTTCCATTTCGGGCCGCAGCTTGATCTCTGAAGCGGCGATCATGAACCAGAGCACCAAGAGCGAACCGCCGACGATGTTGAAGAACAACTCGATGAGGTTCGCCGGGCCCCAGACCTGAAGCGCCACGGACAAGTAGGCCAGCGCCATGGAGAGGCACACCGCGCGTGTGGGGACGCCCTCGTGGTTCGTCTTGGTGAAGAATGTCAGGCCGTCGCCCTCTTTGGACATGGCGTAAATCACGCGGGAGGTTGCGTAAATCTGCGCGTTAAATGCCGAGAGCAGCGCCAACGTGATGATTATTTCCATGAACCCAACGACACCGGGGATATCGGCTTGGGCGAGGACGCGAGTGAAGGGGGAATCGGCAGCGCCTTCTGCTTGGCCCAAGGTCGAATAGGGAAGCAGGAAGATTATGACCAGCACAGATCCCAGATAGAACACCGAGATGCGCAAAATAACCGAGCGCACAGCGGTGGCGATGGCACGGCTGGGATTCTCAGACTCAGCAGCCGCGATGGTCACAATTTCAATGCCGCCGAAAGCGAAGGCGACAGCCAGCAGACCGGCAGCGATCCCGCCCACTCCGTTCGGGGCGAAACCGGATTCCCTCACGTGCTCAAACCCGACCATGGGGTGCCCGGGAAGAAGCCCGAAGATCAGAAGAACGCCGACGACCAGGAAGAAGATAATGACCGCGACTTTGATAAACGCGAACCAGTATTCGAATTCACCGAAACCACGGACTTTAGCCATGTTGATGAAGGTGAAGATGATGACGCAGACAAGCGCTGGAATCCAGCCGTCGACACCGAACCAATTACCAATAAACGCACCGGCACCGGTGATTTCGGCGCCCATGACCATGACCAGCATGAACCAGTACAACCAGCCGGTCGAGAAACCGGCCCATTGACCGAAAGCTTGTCGGGAATATGCAGAGAATGTTCCTGTATTGGGGCGGGCGGCACCGAGTTCACCCAGCATCCGCATCACCAGAACAACGAGGAATCCGGCAACGATATAGGAAATCAAGACTGCCGGTCCCGCGGCTTTAATGCCGACGCCTGTTCCAAGGAAGAGCCCTGCGCCGATGGCAGATCCCAACCCCATCATCGTGAGGTGCCGAACTTTCAACCCATGTCCCAGTTGCGAGGTGGAATCGGAAGATTCATCGCCCTGTGAAGCATTGTTCGTCATGAAGTGCCCTTTGGTATTGGGGGAGCAGTGAGCTACGCGCCCATGCTGATACATCTATTCGATCTGTTCAGAATAGCCGGTTCGTTACTCAGGGGTGACCACGGCGTCGGTCAAGCGCGGGAATCCCGCATGAAAACATCGCGCATGCGCGTGTCCGCCCCGGCGGTTAGTCTGGTGGCGTGATTGACCTGACTCAGCACCCTATTGATCTCACCAGGGCACTCGTTGACATTGAGAGTGTCTCTAAGAATGAAAAAAATATTGCCGACGCCGTCGAGGCAGCGCTGCGAGCCGTCGCTGCGTCCGCCGACGAGGCGAACGACATAACGGTTGAGCGTTTTAATAACACCGTGATGGCCAAAACCAACCGAGGTTTGCCCTCACGCGTGGTTTTGGCAGGCCACCTGGACACTGTGCCCATTGCCGACAACGTCCCCTCCACGCGGGGCACGGACAAGGACGGCCGCGACACACTCTTCGGCTGCGGAACCGTCGACATGAAGTCGGGGGATGGGGTGTTCCTCCATGCCTTTGCCCAATTAGCCGAGTCGCCAGACCTGACCCGCGACATGACGATCATCATGTATGAAGCGGAGGAAATCGCGGCCACAGAAAATGGGCTGAGGAAATTAGCTGAACATTCCCCGGAGTGGTTACAGGGCGATATCGCCATCTTGGGCGAACCCTCGGGTGCCGTGATCGAGGCGGGATGCCAAGGCAGTGTCCGCGTGAAAGTGACCGCCTTGGGGGAGCGCGCTCACTCCGCCCGATCGTGGCTAGGAGACAATGCCATGCACAAGCTGGCCCCAGTCATCGCGCGGGCTGCTGGCCATGATGGGGATAAAATCGTCGAGATCGACGGCTTGGAGTACCACGAAGGCTTCAACATCGTGATGTGCGAATCGGGAGTGGCCACCAACACGATCCCCGACGAAGCGTGGATGTTCGTCAACTACCGTTTCGCGCCGGGAAAGTCGACACAGCAAGCGTTGGATGAGACCTTCGCGATTATCGGTGTCGGCACTCCCGATAATCCGGAACCTGGTTTCCGCCTTGATATCGACGATGAATCGCCGGGTGCGCTGCCGGGCTTGCACCATGCCGCCGCTGCCGAGCTCATTGAGGTGACCGGTGGGAATGTGCGCGCGAAGTATGGGTGGACGGATGTTGCTCGCTTTGCTGCGATGGGGATTCCTGCAGTGAATTTTGGCCCGGGTGATCCGGCCTTTGCTCATAAAAAAGATGAGCAGTGCCCAGTGGAAATGATTACCGACGTATCAGACCAGATCATGGCTTATCTGACGAGTAAGTGACGGGAAGGACAGCACGATGGGGCGGAAGACATCCCGCATGATGGGCGGGAAGGACGACGATCGAGGCCATCTGCGGTTCCGTGGCCCGGTGGTGTTTCGCGATCGCGGCGGCAAAGCGCATGACCACACTCACGCACGATCCACCACCGACCAGCGCCTTTTGGACGTTCAGAAGGATGCGGATTGGCTGCACACCGATCCGTGGCGGGTCTTGCGCATTCAAAGTGAGTTCGTCGAAGGATTCGGCGCTCTTGCTGAGATTCCCCGCGCGGTCACCGTATTTGGTTCGGCGCGCGCTGAAGTCGATTCGCCGTACTATAAGAAAGGCGTTGAGGTCGGTCGCGCGCTGCATGAAGCCGGCTACGGTGTCATCACCGGCGGTGGCCCGGGGCTGATGGAAGCGGCGAATCGTGGTTGCGCGGAGGCCGGTGGATTGTCCATTGGCCTGGGCATTGAGCTTCCTCATGAGCAGAACTTGAATGCCTGGGTCAATCTTGGTTTGAATTTCCGTTACTTCTTCGTCCGCAAGACAATGTTCCTGAAATATTCCCAGGCATTCGTGTGCCTCCCGGGTGGTTTCGGGACGATGGACGAGCTGTTCGAAGCCCTGGTTCTGGTCCAAACCGGGAAGGTGACTCGATACCCCATTGTACTGATTGGGACCGAGTTCTGGTCGGGCTTGGTGGAGTGGATTCGGGATCGCCTGATTAGTGAAAAGATGGTGTCGCCCGACGACCCAGATCTCTTCCTCGTGACGGACGATGTCGAGGAGGCCGTGGGCTACATTACGACGAAGCACGAAGGTTTTGTGGAGGAATTGGGGCGGCGGTTAGAGGAAAACAGTCTTTCTCATTCGCAGCGGGCTGGAATTTTGCGCAGTGTAGGGAAGCTCGCTGAGGACGGTGATGCGTCCAGCTCGGAGCCGTCTACCGGCGATGCGTCTGACCAAGACCCCTCCGATGGTGGCTCCTCTCGTGACGCATAATTATTATGGTGCCGAGCCCGATCACGGGGAGTCGGATTCCGCCACCATCAAAGGGGAAAGTGCGACGTCGGGCCCTGGAGACCGCCCCCGCAGTTTTTACCAATCTACCGCTTTACCAGCGATGATGGCGATCGTTAATCGCACTCCCGACTCTTTTTATGACAAGGGAGCAACGTTTACCGACGACGCAGCCCTGGCGTGGGTTAGAAGCTGTGTCGACGCCGGCGCGGAGATCATTGATATCGGTGGTGTCAAAGCGGGCCGGGGTGATCCTGTCTCGATCGCTGAGGAGATCGATAGGGTGGTGCCCTTCGTTTCTGCTGTGCGTGAGGAATTTCCCTCGGTTCACATCAGTGTGGATACCTATCGTGCCCCGGTCGGGGAGGCTGCAATTACCGCTGGTGCGGATCTGATTAACGATACGTGGGCAGGCGCAGACCCCGAGCTCGTCGAAGTCGCTGGCCATTATCACCGGGGCTATGTGTGTTCGCACACGGGAGGGATGGAGCCGCGCACGTTGCCACGCCGTGTTCATTATGACGACCTAGTCGGGGACGTTATCCGCTCCACGACACAACGCGCGAAACACGCGGTGAACTGCGGCGTTCCCGAGGACAAAGTCCTCATCGACCCGACCCACGACTTCGGGAAGAACACTTTCCACAGTTTGGCGTTGGTACGTCATGCTCGCGATCTCGTGTCGACGGGGTGGCCGGTGCTCATGGCCCTATCGAATAAGGACTTCGTGGGAGAAACTGTCGGGCGTCCGGTGGACCAGCGATTGGCAGGTACTCTGGCGGCAACCGCCCTGGCAGCAGCGCAGGGTGTGTCCGTATTTCGTGTTCACGAAGTGGCCGAAAACCTGGATGCGTGCCGCATGGCATTGGCCGTGCAGGGCGTTATTCCGCCGTATGCGACGACTCGCGGTGTGGAGTGAGAACATATCGAGCGTCCGGCAATCAGTAGACTATGCACGTGCTGTATTGGATCGTGACCCTCATTGTCCTCATCGTTGTCTCTGCCGGTTTGTGGTGGGTGTTCTCCTCCTTGTTCGGCCGGGGAGAAGAATTAGGCCCCGCCGAACGCCCTGATGAGCGGAAAGACTTAGAACCCGGCGCCACCGTTGGTCCCGATGAATTGTCGACGATCCGCTTTTCCTTGTCCTTCCGCGGTTATTCCCCGCGCGAAGTTGATATGGCGCTGCAACGCGCCAAGGAACACATGATCGAGCTGGAGCACGACCGCGATCGTTATCGACGTCGCGCTGATGACGCAGAAGAACAGTTGAAGGCCTCGGGTGCGGGCACGGCGTCCACCAACGACGCGGGCGCTGCCGAGGGCACAGCGAACACAGGAAGTGCACCTGTAGGATTCCAATCGGACGGGGCTCAGTCCACGCATGGTTCAGCCGAAGCCGCAGATCATGGAGAGGCGTCGCACGCCGGGGACGCGCACGTCGACGACCGTCACCAGAACTCCGTCGCGCACCAGCACTCCGTGAAGACGAACCGTGCTCAGGGGAAGCGGAAGAAAAAGCGCAAGTAATCGAAGCGTCGTTAACAACGTCGGGAACGGCGTCGGAAGTGGCATCGGGGGAGGTAGGAGCACGGCTGCAAAGGCCCGGATTGGCGGTTGTCACAACGCTTTCGGGAAAACAGGGCTACTCTGGAGTTATCAAGCTTTTTATAGTGAAGGGAATTCGCCCATGGCAGCAATGAAGCCCCGGACCGGTGATGGCCCGATGGAAGCAGTTGAAGAAGGACGCAAGATTGTGATGCGTATTCCAACTGACGGTGGCGGCCGTTTGGTCGTCGAACTTAACCACGAGGAAGCCGGTGAGCTTGCCTCGGTATTATCAGAAGCTGCTGGTTAGGCA of Corynebacterium kroppenstedtii DSM 44385 contains these proteins:
- a CDS encoding PIG-L family deacetylase, producing MSDLRGLRVMAVHAHPDDEALWTGGLLAHLSRRGADVRVVTCTLGEQGEVIGEPMQGLIADEADMLGGFRYRELEDSLRILGVNGVHHRPCVLGGVGCWRDSGMVGTPSADHPRAFVKSGQQAVDALKALMSEFCPDIVVTYGPDGGYGHPDHIRAHEITHAAVAELPHTSAPELGGDNTDLFSAVLARRHGGRETSADHGIPDPVVLWAVRGETALKQAGRAISRIPDGWVAPSGMDFSFVDGAAGAVDSASSEKTPDKITEPDLAFVPDDLVDLAVQLSDADIEAQANAMAAHATQLWIADGRQSWTNPESAWAVSDPTVAPKVFALSNRIAQPLMREEHYVVAYGGSGPWAKTTPARYAYDSSVVRARGRSAFSLDQADEGAAHDTSEQSGQRR
- the fdxA gene encoding ferredoxin; protein product: MAYTIAEPCVDVKDKACVEECPVDCIYEGVRSLYIHPDECVDCGACEPVCPVEAIFYEDDVPDEWIDYNDANAAFFDDLGSPGGAARLGPQDFDAPLIAELPPQA
- the dapC gene encoding succinyldiaminopimelate transaminase, encoding MAHPPRIVRSSLLPDFPWDSLADARAKAESHPDGFINLSMGTPVDPVSPAAQLGLAENSGAPGYPQTVGTQELRQTIVDAMTRRYGIIPLDPERQVLPVIGTKEAIAWLPYLLGLGEGHTVVIPELAYPTYEVGALLAGASIVRADSTFQLGPQAPTLMYINSPSNPTGKVLGLEHLRKVVSWARERDVIVVSDECYLGLGWTTNANGVRGERPTQPVSLLHPDVCDGDTTNLIAVHSLSKTSNMASYRSGWLAGDEKLIHELLAVRKHAGFMVPQPIQAATVAALKDDGFEQLQREIYRNRREILAAALRDAGFTIDNSEAGLYLWSTRDEPCRDTVDWFAERGILVAPGEFYGPKGVKHVRVALTGTDDQITAAAQRIAG
- the dapD gene encoding 2,3,4,5-tetrahydropyridine-2,6-dicarboxylate N-succinyltransferase, with the protein product MTSFLTTGAIADGLATITDDGIVLDSWFPSPSLSDDISETTTTELGSDAPEELAAAAHSDEDRQVRRVAIRTQIKDLSTPPIDAYDAYLRLHLLSHRIARPHTVNVEGIFGKLTNVVWTNYGPCSTENFESTRARLSTRGPVTVFSVDKFPRMVDYVMPSGVRIGDADRVRLGAHVAPGTTVMHEGFVNFNAGTLGHSMVEGRISGGVVVDDGTDIGGGASIMGTLSGGGKEVISIGQRCLLGANSGVGISLGNDCVVEAGLYITYGTKVVARGPVADAMGLKDSSPIKAAQLSGANNILFRRNSLSGSVEAVAWQSSTVTLNDDLHAN
- a CDS encoding amino acid permease, translating into MTNNASQGDESSDSTSQLGHGLKVRHLTMMGLGSAIGAGLFLGTGVGIKAAGPAVLISYIVAGFLVVLVMRMLGELGAARPNTGTFSAYSRQAFGQWAGFSTGWLYWFMLVMVMGAEITGAGAFIGNWFGVDGWIPALVCVIIFTFINMAKVRGFGEFEYWFAFIKVAVIIFFLVVGVLLIFGLLPGHPMVGFEHVRESGFAPNGVGGIAAGLLAVAFAFGGIEIVTIAAAESENPSRAIATAVRSVILRISVFYLGSVLVIIFLLPYSTLGQAEGAADSPFTRVLAQADIPGVVGFMEIIITLALLSAFNAQIYATSRVIYAMSKEGDGLTFFTKTNHEGVPTRAVCLSMALAYLSVALQVWGPANLIELFFNIVGGSLLVLWFMIAASEIKLRPEMEAEGTLPVKMWGYPYMSYVALIGLLALTILMLFDNSARPQVIAVGVFFAALVALSAVARRRNASAVPAK
- the dapE gene encoding succinyl-diaminopimelate desuccinylase, with translation MIDLTQHPIDLTRALVDIESVSKNEKNIADAVEAALRAVAASADEANDITVERFNNTVMAKTNRGLPSRVVLAGHLDTVPIADNVPSTRGTDKDGRDTLFGCGTVDMKSGDGVFLHAFAQLAESPDLTRDMTIIMYEAEEIAATENGLRKLAEHSPEWLQGDIAILGEPSGAVIEAGCQGSVRVKVTALGERAHSARSWLGDNAMHKLAPVIARAAGHDGDKIVEIDGLEYHEGFNIVMCESGVATNTIPDEAWMFVNYRFAPGKSTQQALDETFAIIGVGTPDNPEPGFRLDIDDESPGALPGLHHAAAAELIEVTGGNVRAKYGWTDVARFAAMGIPAVNFGPGDPAFAHKKDEQCPVEMITDVSDQIMAYLTSK
- a CDS encoding LOG family protein, giving the protein MMGGKDDDRGHLRFRGPVVFRDRGGKAHDHTHARSTTDQRLLDVQKDADWLHTDPWRVLRIQSEFVEGFGALAEIPRAVTVFGSARAEVDSPYYKKGVEVGRALHEAGYGVITGGGPGLMEAANRGCAEAGGLSIGLGIELPHEQNLNAWVNLGLNFRYFFVRKTMFLKYSQAFVCLPGGFGTMDELFEALVLVQTGKVTRYPIVLIGTEFWSGLVEWIRDRLISEKMVSPDDPDLFLVTDDVEEAVGYITTKHEGFVEELGRRLEENSLSHSQRAGILRSVGKLAEDGDASSSEPSTGDASDQDPSDGGSSRDA
- the folP gene encoding dihydropteroate synthase, with translation MAIVNRTPDSFYDKGATFTDDAALAWVRSCVDAGAEIIDIGGVKAGRGDPVSIAEEIDRVVPFVSAVREEFPSVHISVDTYRAPVGEAAITAGADLINDTWAGADPELVEVAGHYHRGYVCSHTGGMEPRTLPRRVHYDDLVGDVIRSTTQRAKHAVNCGVPEDKVLIDPTHDFGKNTFHSLALVRHARDLVSTGWPVLMALSNKDFVGETVGRPVDQRLAGTLAATALAAAQGVSVFRVHEVAENLDACRMALAVQGVIPPYATTRGVE
- a CDS encoding DivIVA domain-containing protein → MLYWIVTLIVLIVVSAGLWWVFSSLFGRGEELGPAERPDERKDLEPGATVGPDELSTIRFSLSFRGYSPREVDMALQRAKEHMIELEHDRDRYRRRADDAEEQLKASGAGTASTNDAGAAEGTANTGSAPVGFQSDGAQSTHGSAEAADHGEASHAGDAHVDDRHQNSVAHQHSVKTNRAQGKRKKKRK
- a CDS encoding DUF3117 domain-containing protein yields the protein MAAMKPRTGDGPMEAVEEGRKIVMRIPTDGGGRLVVELNHEEAGELASVLSEAAG